The Brassica napus cultivar Da-Ae chromosome C7, Da-Ae, whole genome shotgun sequence genomic interval CCAAAGCTAGCATTGTGTCTTCTCCCAAATACTCAGACAATACCCTGTCATACTCATATCAAGTTACTGAAGTTTTTGTACAAAGTTTAGACAATATGATCAACTCTAGCTATTGATATCACCTGCTTAGAGGGGTTGAGGCAACTGAACCAAGAAGCGCTACGATGCCGAACACACCTTCCTTTGACAGAAGCATAGACTTTGAAGCCGGTGCATTTCTGTACAAAGAACAGAACACTGATGCAGCAGTGTTATGATGATTCTCTTCTATGTGTTTCATCATCGATTCTTTGTTGGATAGGCACTCTGGGAACGACACACCGTGAGGTTCCAGAGAAGCTGAGATGGAGGCACCATGAATGAGAGTATGTTATAAATAACAATTTGTGAAGCTCTTAAACCAAGTTTAAACAACTAATAGTTACCTTGCAAGGCACTCAACTCTTGCACAGCCTCTTCTTGTTCAGCCTCCAAACATTTTAGACACTCATTTGCTTCAGATATCCTTTCAGTGTAACTATTGAGCTTTGCTTTTAGTATCTGCAGGAAAAAGAAGCATTTTCAAGCAAGTAGCTGAGGCAAGAACTTGGAATGCAAGTTACATCATTCTACATTTTTTGTGTGGCTTAAATAGGTAATATGATCATACATACCTCAGTGTACTCACTGAACTGTGCCATATCCACTGGGTCAGTTTGGCTATTGATAGCCGATGACATATCTCTAATGGACAAAACTCTAAACTGTGAAGGTGGAGTCTGTTGAGTTAGAAACTCTGAAGATGGAGTCTGTTGAGTTGGAACCACCAATGGATTTGTAGTTGAACCCATCTTTGATAGAGGTGTTAGATATATCCTAGGATTAGGTTCATAACAACGAATCTCATCTCTTTCAAATGTTTGGGCAGGAGTTAGCTGAATCTGAAAATTAATAGAAGATTATATTAACAACATGCATTTTCTTCTCATTGGTAGAAACATATTTCAAGATAAATTACTacctttaagttcatatgaagCTCTGGATGCCTAGAATGGAAAACCTTGAAAGAGAAGGCACCCTCAGTCTCCGGTAAGGAAAGAGAAGTGATTTTGCAGGAGCCATGAACAAAGGCATATCTGGTTGTACTATCAACGCTGCATGAATCGGATTCAATGCTCAAGGTGTGGAAACACTCGGATTTATCGTCATTGTTGATACTAGTATCCATAATTCCATATGAATCCGTCACTTTAAACTTGAGGTTTGTAAGATTTGTACCAGCAGTACAGTACTCCGGGAGCTGAtcggaaaaaaacaaaacatgataATTGTTTAGGGAGAACAAGGGAGATAAACTcagttacaaatattttaccTCTGTTAACAGCCTGAGCTCTCTTATCTCAACTAGAGACTCTCTCTTGAAGATCTCTTCCTTGCCAGACATTATAGAGAGTGACACTACAGAGAAACAAAGATATTAGACAATCAGAAGACCTCATTTTATTACATCTTACAAAACAATGCCACCAGATTTTATACCGGGTTTGCCATAGCCTGCTGTGACTTTGAGAATCCCAGACAGATCAATGCAGCCATCACTATCAACCTATGAAGTGATCAAAGaacttaaaatattaaatgaaacgAACATTTGTTTACTTATTCTTTCTATCGTGTACATGCAAAAATTTAGTCATTGAtcatctttaataaaaaataattgaagaaaataaGCGTATCGCACCTTTAAGTCTAAGCACATCCTGTCTTGGATAAAAAGGCCACTAGTACAAATCGGAACATTGGTACCTTCTGCAACATGGTTATTATATTCATCGAACATCTGCGCAAAAAGTTAGTGCATTCAGCTTCACTTGATGGAAAAACTAATTACTTAAAAAATTACATGCATAAACctttatcatatttatatgcATACCTCCAAGATGAAGTTTTCAACAGTAGAATCCGGAAGCAAGTTTTCTAAAGCCTGTGCATCTTTCTCGACAACGCACTTCAAAGGCCCAGGTTTAACTGAAAATACGAAAAGCTCATTAAGCAAAAATATCAATTCTACACAGAAGTACACTTGTAAATCAGGTTATGTTGTATATTAATACATTTCCTGTTTCCCAGTTCCATACAAATGAATACatgtttctataaaaaaaattcaaagcacAAGGCTTACCTATACAAGCAACAGAGACGGAAAATGGTTCATCCTTTGAGCATATTTCTAAGGTTGCTTCATAATC includes:
- the LOC125575487 gene encoding structural maintenance of chromosomes flexible hinge domain-containing protein GMI1-like gives rise to the protein MIEANLTDSGILKLKNMVVETDALDDIRPDYEATLEICSKDEPFSVSVACIVKPGPLKCVVEKDAQALENLLPDSTVENFILEMFDEYNNHVAEGTNVPICTSGLFIQDRMCLDLKVDSDGCIDLSGILKVTAGYGKPVSLSIMSGKEEIFKRESLVEIRELRLLTELPEYCTAGTNLTNLKFKVTDSYGIMDTSINNDDKSECFHTLSIESDSCSVDSTTRYAFVHGSCKITSLSLPETEGAFSFKVFHSRHPELHMNLKIQLTPAQTFERDEIRCYEPNPRIYLTPLSKMGSTTNPLVVPTQQTPSSEFLTQQTPPSQFRVLSIRDMSSAINSQTDPVDMAQFSEYTEILKAKLNSYTERISEANECLKCLEAEQEEAVQELSALQASLEPHGVSFPECLSNKESMMKHIEENHHNTAASVFCSLYRNAPASKSMLLSKEGVFGIVALLGSVASTPLSRVLSEYLGEDTMLALVCKSSRLGPNIDPMLQAEAARLERSITSRFHVLCLGATSPWTGGIVENDPQRKLAMDDPKLPDGDPIPGFIGYAVNMINLAEEELNIKTYEGHGLRETLFYDVFGKLQVYETQTQAKEALEHISGDGAVSLDGFIAKGNKFICSRKPEIHFPITVRENEEEKWSNLEEARNRVRRVEKKIVKARCLLSKLEKKMNKANERSDSATKLSLES